In the genome of Desulfofarcimen acetoxidans DSM 771, one region contains:
- a CDS encoding toxin HicA: MGKLEKLLKKIKNNPKAMRFEELDKILIRTGFNRRQPRKGSSHYIYSKGSKRLTVPFDEPHIKTIYVELAINLLKGEINND; this comes from the coding sequence ATGGGTAAACTTGAAAAACTGCTAAAGAAAATAAAAAACAACCCTAAAGCCATGCGATTTGAAGAACTGGACAAAATTCTAATACGGACAGGCTTCAATAGGAGGCAGCCTCGAAAAGGCTCAAGCCATTACATATACTCAAAAGGGTCCAAGAGGTTAACAGTTCCGTTTGATGAGCCTCATATCAAAACCATTTATGTAGAACTGGCCATAAATTTACTGAAAGGAGAAATAAACAATGACTAA
- a CDS encoding type II toxin-antitoxin system HicB family antitoxin: protein MTKDLQYYLELPYRVLLHPAEEGGYAIEIPELPGCISQGETLEEAYKMIQDAKICWLETALEDGIEIPEPVKIQNEYSGKLNIRIPKTLHRLLAEKAKDEKVSLNQYIMYQLSRNTGHPVK from the coding sequence ATGACTAAAGATCTTCAATATTACCTAGAACTACCTTACCGGGTACTCCTTCATCCTGCCGAAGAAGGCGGATATGCAATTGAAATACCGGAACTTCCCGGATGCATCAGCCAGGGTGAAACATTGGAAGAAGCATACAAAATGATTCAGGATGCTAAAATATGCTGGTTGGAAACCGCCCTTGAGGATGGCATAGAGATTCCCGAGCCGGTCAAGATACAGAATGAATACTCCGGCAAACTCAACATCCGTATACCTAAAACCCTTCACCGCTTATTGGCTGAAAAAGCAAAAGATGAAAAGGTTAGTCTCAATCAATATATTATGTATCAGTTGTCCCGAAATACAGGACATCCGGTTAAGTAA
- a CDS encoding recombinase zinc beta ribbon domain-containing protein — protein sequence MFNAVKQRGTDRTNNAEAIKKSSKVSPFILKGLLLCPDCGNKMVTGSNSIKSRSYTRYYHCGTYQRKGPISCKRNPVPKDRFGAKLLDVFVSELSQLLEPGIFELEIERYTDKLNKDIYNQITELEGGIKYIAKRIERLNDVAESKETPNIRTQLCF from the coding sequence TTGTTTAATGCAGTAAAGCAACGAGGAACAGACAGAACAAATAATGCGGAAGCAATTAAAAAATCCTCTAAGGTTAGCCCTTTCATTTTGAAAGGGCTATTGTTATGTCCTGATTGCGGTAATAAGATGGTCACCGGATCAAATAGTATTAAATCCCGTAGCTATACCAGATATTATCACTGCGGCACATACCAAAGAAAAGGTCCTATTTCCTGCAAGAGAAATCCGGTGCCCAAAGATCGTTTCGGAGCAAAATTATTAGACGTGTTCGTTAGTGAATTGTCACAATTACTTGAGCCTGGTATTTTCGAATTAGAAATTGAAAGATACACTGACAAGTTAAATAAAGATATTTATAATCAAATTACTGAGTTGGAGGGAGGAATTAAATATATTGCAAAACGGATTGAACGGCTTAATGATGTCGCTGAGTCTAAAGAAACACCTAACATCAGGACACAATTGTGCTTTTAA
- a CDS encoding XRE family transcriptional regulator, which yields MDQKIIGANLRRIREAKGWTQSQVADLAGISRVAYRNIENGNTTPKVSTLQNIASAVGVKLQDLFIPVRTLKGVRFRASKKMNSRDNILTEVAHWLDDFNYLERLLNDHKDYQFEDLTRELSSMPPGDDRAKHAAERVRKKLKLKEKEPIRDIAGLLEACGIKVYPLSLVSDGFFGLSVAGEDGGPAVIVNVWGRISVERWIFSAAHELGHLLLHLDTYNIEESFEDKDQENEANVFASHFLMPEKAFQAEWIDTYGLSFVDRVFKVKQIFLVSYKTVLYRLSESLGNSVWKKFQIAYKMKTGKTLSIADEPEALSPDKFQQSSPEVLRSREPDSLSPSHFIEDRLSRLVRKAIEKDEITMSRGAEILRLDLEAMREMVSSWV from the coding sequence ATGGATCAAAAAATTATTGGTGCGAACCTTCGCCGGATTCGCGAGGCCAAGGGTTGGACTCAATCCCAGGTAGCCGATCTGGCTGGGATTTCAAGGGTTGCTTATCGAAATATTGAAAACGGTAATACAACCCCCAAAGTATCGACCCTGCAAAACATCGCTTCCGCTGTTGGAGTAAAACTCCAGGATTTATTCATTCCGGTTCGCACCTTAAAGGGAGTCCGATTTCGAGCATCGAAAAAGATGAACAGCCGGGACAATATTTTGACTGAAGTAGCACATTGGCTTGATGATTTTAATTACCTGGAAAGGTTACTAAATGATCACAAAGACTACCAGTTCGAAGATCTTACCAGGGAGTTGTCTTCAATGCCTCCTGGAGATGACAGAGCTAAGCATGCAGCCGAACGAGTAAGAAAAAAATTGAAACTCAAAGAAAAAGAGCCTATCCGCGATATTGCTGGTCTGCTGGAAGCATGCGGGATAAAAGTATACCCTCTGAGTCTTGTATCAGACGGTTTTTTCGGCTTATCTGTTGCCGGAGAAGATGGCGGCCCTGCAGTCATTGTTAATGTTTGGGGAAGAATATCCGTTGAGCGATGGATTTTTAGCGCTGCTCACGAACTAGGGCATTTACTTCTTCATTTAGATACCTATAACATAGAAGAAAGTTTTGAAGACAAAGACCAAGAAAATGAAGCAAATGTCTTTGCTTCCCATTTTTTGATGCCAGAAAAAGCTTTTCAAGCTGAATGGATAGATACTTACGGCTTGTCCTTTGTCGACCGGGTTTTTAAAGTTAAGCAAATATTCCTGGTAAGCTACAAAACTGTTCTATATCGCCTTTCTGAAAGTCTGGGAAATTCCGTGTGGAAAAAATTTCAGATTGCTTATAAGATGAAAACTGGCAAAACATTGAGTATTGCGGATGAGCCGGAGGCTTTGTCCCCAGATAAATTTCAACAATCATCGCCAGAAGTATTGCGTTCCAGAGAACCTGACTCTCTATCCCCCTCACACTTTATTGAAGATCGTTTATCTAGATTGGTTCGTAAAGCTATCGAAAAGGATGAAATCACCATGAGTCGTGGGGCAGAAATTCTTAGATTAGATCTTGAGGCCATGCGAGAAATGGTCTCTTCATGGGTGTGA
- a CDS encoding type II toxin-antitoxin system PemK/MazF family toxin, with protein sequence MFIQEDSFTIPDGINIKRGTVFWVDFGVNIGQEFGGKHPAIVLRVGGNTAIVVPLTSQEPTDEQKKTELYVEVDKVYGFKNITRWCNVLNTMPVSLQRFDFNSFSGNIKGKILDRLNDAIKRSSLWEKLTPKNLAN encoded by the coding sequence ATGTTTATTCAGGAAGATTCCTTTACTATTCCAGATGGAATAAACATTAAAAGGGGTACCGTTTTTTGGGTAGATTTTGGAGTAAATATAGGTCAAGAATTTGGTGGAAAACATCCTGCAATAGTATTGCGAGTAGGAGGTAATACAGCTATTGTAGTTCCATTAACTAGTCAAGAACCAACGGATGAACAGAAAAAGACTGAGTTATATGTTGAAGTAGATAAGGTTTATGGTTTTAAAAATATAACTCGCTGGTGCAATGTTTTAAATACTATGCCTGTTAGTTTGCAGAGATTTGATTTTAATTCTTTCTCAGGAAATATTAAAGGTAAGATATTAGATAGATTAAATGATGCTATTAAAAGATCTTCACTATGGGAAAAGCTTACACCAAAAAATTTAGCAAATTAA
- a CDS encoding IS1634 family transposase, with the protein MANVLQDIVLSASKKFGVPLNTFYNDTSSIPVSGVMEDNDKVQYGYGGLPGLKQLILNLTIASGASLPVTSSIDSGNVQGGTTFERSFEKVKEITDDQEFEMIIDRGILTQDNMHLMLTNSNQKAFFIGPLKDELSKNWVLEQLNEAKKDDFAAIDYRSKKEIERNLPRHYEALETKYTFKVKLEPPSEGSKNKKQLKKSKRIFATHTIRAVIYCDLNKKPKEQERRQKRITSTEDALVELNGKLNKRNLITKEACEKAVDNIFKGQPEMRRLFNVTIKLNQHNAIVMSWSKDEAIIPELEKTDGIFVLLTNHDKEKVDANELLTRYRGRNDIEISFRFLKGSLDLQQVFLRNPERVDAYCFLKVLAMLVLNLAAWLLAKNGKKMSPQKLQRELGDLTISEQRLQPIGIRHWNGTNIPNTIDVLVNLFKLPHPLELIEVINSAINFSYHIEKWFKDNFRK; encoded by the coding sequence ATGGCTAATGTATTGCAGGATATTGTTTTATCAGCATCCAAGAAATTTGGAGTTCCACTTAACACTTTTTACAATGACACATCTTCCATTCCAGTCTCTGGTGTTATGGAGGATAACGATAAAGTTCAATACGGGTATGGTGGTCTACCGGGTTTAAAACAATTAATCCTTAATCTTACGATAGCCTCTGGTGCATCTTTGCCGGTAACATCATCAATTGATTCCGGTAATGTTCAAGGCGGTACGACTTTTGAGCGTTCATTCGAGAAGGTTAAAGAGATTACCGATGACCAAGAATTTGAGATGATTATTGATCGTGGTATCCTAACCCAAGATAATATGCATTTGATGCTTACTAATAGCAACCAAAAGGCCTTTTTTATAGGTCCACTCAAGGATGAGCTATCAAAAAATTGGGTCTTAGAGCAATTAAATGAGGCTAAAAAAGATGATTTTGCTGCTATTGACTATCGCTCTAAGAAAGAAATAGAAAGAAATCTACCCAGACACTACGAGGCGTTAGAGACAAAATATACGTTTAAGGTAAAACTTGAGCCTCCCTCAGAGGGTAGTAAGAACAAAAAGCAACTCAAAAAAAGTAAGCGAATATTTGCGACACATACTATAAGGGCGGTTATTTATTGTGATTTAAACAAAAAACCTAAGGAACAAGAGCGTCGTCAAAAGCGTATAACCAGCACAGAAGATGCATTAGTAGAACTAAATGGTAAGCTCAACAAACGTAACTTAATTACGAAGGAAGCCTGTGAAAAAGCAGTAGATAATATTTTTAAAGGGCAGCCTGAAATGCGTAGGCTGTTTAATGTAACAATTAAACTAAATCAACATAATGCTATTGTTATGTCCTGGTCAAAAGATGAAGCTATAATTCCGGAGCTTGAGAAAACCGACGGTATCTTTGTGCTTTTAACCAACCATGACAAAGAGAAGGTTGATGCTAATGAACTGCTTACCCGCTATCGTGGTAGGAACGACATCGAAATCAGTTTTAGGTTTTTAAAGGGTTCTCTTGATTTACAACAAGTATTCCTTCGCAATCCTGAAAGAGTAGATGCCTATTGCTTTCTAAAAGTATTGGCTATGCTTGTGCTTAATTTAGCAGCCTGGCTGTTAGCTAAAAATGGCAAAAAGATGTCTCCCCAAAAATTACAGAGAGAACTTGGCGACCTAACTATCTCAGAACAAAGGTTGCAGCCTATTGGTATACGCCATTGGAATGGGACGAATATTCCTAATACTATTGATGTATTGGTTAATCTGTTTAAATTACCACATCCACTTGAATTAATAGAGGTTATTAATTCAGCAATCAATTTTTCTTATCATATTGAGAAATGGTTTAAGGATAATTTTAGAAAATAA
- a CDS encoding KilA-N domain-containing protein: MSKNKKTSVISVQDISVTIASSDMNDYICITDMAKAKDGDARAADIIKNWIRNRSTLEFLGTWEKMYNSNFKVVEFDHFKMQAGLPTFVLSAKQWIEKTNAIGLYVQAGRYGGTYAHKDIAFEFGSAISPVFKLYLLKEYQRLKDLEYDQQKLEWDAKRFLSKTNYLIHTDAVKKYILPQSDYVKQTEWLAYADEADLLNVALFGCTAKQWRQANEELAKKNNIRDFASINELTVLSNLETHNAELIKEGKSKEERFKILLEIAGYQISILDEADKMKVLNKQNGN; this comes from the coding sequence ATGAGTAAAAATAAGAAAACAAGTGTTATATCAGTACAAGATATTTCGGTTACTATAGCTTCATCTGATATGAATGATTATATTTGCATCACTGATATGGCAAAAGCAAAAGATGGTGATGCACGGGCTGCCGACATTATTAAAAACTGGATACGGAATCGCTCTACGCTGGAGTTTTTAGGAACTTGGGAGAAGATGTATAATTCCAATTTTAAAGTGGTCGAATTCGACCACTTTAAAATGCAAGCTGGGTTACCGACTTTTGTATTAAGTGCAAAGCAATGGATTGAAAAGACAAATGCGATCGGTTTATATGTTCAAGCCGGCAGATACGGCGGCACTTATGCCCATAAAGATATTGCCTTTGAATTCGGGTCTGCAATCAGTCCTGTATTCAAACTGTATCTTCTCAAAGAGTATCAACGTCTCAAAGATTTAGAGTACGATCAACAGAAATTGGAGTGGGATGCCAAAAGATTTTTATCAAAAACAAATTATTTAATACATACGGATGCTGTCAAAAAATATATACTTCCACAGAGTGATTATGTAAAACAAACAGAATGGCTTGCTTATGCAGACGAAGCTGATTTATTAAATGTTGCACTTTTCGGCTGTACGGCGAAACAATGGAGACAGGCAAATGAAGAATTGGCAAAGAAAAATAACATCAGAGACTTCGCCTCAATAAACGAACTGACGGTTTTATCCAATCTTGAAACACATAATGCTGAATTGATAAAGGAAGGAAAAAGCAAAGAAGAAAGGTTTAAGATATTATTAGAAATAGCTGGCTATCAAATTTCGATACTGGATGAAGCGGATAAAATGAAAGTGCTTAATAAACAGAACGGGAACTAA
- a CDS encoding KilA-N domain-containing protein, with protein sequence MLTEEERAEAIWTYCIAREKVLKRLVEKNIMPQYLADTLSERMLEQLNVNDIPGFRRSSVGEAMIAKRIQIAFPDNTYMSLTEIARQKDTEVPSYVIQSWLRNYGTIEFLRLWEKESNPKFVDEECTALIERMKSSSFTLTLKQWIANTGAVGITSKQGKNGGTFAHPDIACEFSMWIDPAYRLDVVKKFRMASIEK encoded by the coding sequence ATGTTGACTGAGGAAGAAAGAGCAGAAGCTATTTGGACATATTGCATAGCAAGAGAAAAAGTCTTAAAGCGTCTGGTTGAGAAAAATATCATGCCTCAATATCTCGCGGATACGCTTTCCGAAAGGATGCTTGAGCAGCTGAATGTAAATGACATACCCGGATTTCGCCGATCATCAGTCGGTGAAGCTATGATTGCGAAGCGCATTCAAATTGCTTTTCCGGATAACACCTATATGTCACTGACCGAGATAGCCCGGCAGAAAGATACGGAAGTGCCAAGTTATGTCATTCAAAGCTGGCTGCGCAACTATGGAACAATTGAATTCCTTCGTTTGTGGGAGAAAGAGAGTAATCCAAAATTCGTAGATGAAGAATGTACGGCGTTAATCGAAAGAATGAAATCCAGCTCTTTTACACTGACGCTTAAGCAGTGGATTGCCAATACAGGTGCGGTAGGGATTACATCGAAGCAGGGCAAAAACGGCGGTACCTTTGCCCATCCGGACATTGCCTGTGAGTTCAGCATGTGGATTGATCCAGCATATAGGCTAGATGTCGTCAAGAAGTTTCGCATGGCAAGCATAGAGAAATAG
- a CDS encoding recombinase zinc beta ribbon domain-containing protein, which yields MKIPYGFTVDNHGKVTVEKTQAQVIQMIFREYLNGNSLGGLARMLESRAIPSPSGNKCWGRAAIDKLLFSSKYVPLIISLELYTAVQFEKAARSNQELRNNGSTQRKATRYNSQNVLSGLLICAECGANYRRITRASGEVVWRCANRVERRSCTQSLSIAEQDIILLVCNELSMHTFDAEHVRNSLNQILINHFETLSFEHKHMQRFSIL from the coding sequence ATGAAAATTCCTTATGGTTTTACTGTAGATAATCATGGCAAGGTTACTGTTGAAAAAACGCAAGCGCAAGTTATACAGATGATTTTTAGAGAATACCTTAACGGCAATAGCCTTGGAGGGTTGGCAAGAATGCTGGAAAGCCGGGCTATTCCCTCACCATCAGGAAATAAGTGTTGGGGGCGGGCCGCGATTGATAAGCTATTGTTCAGTTCAAAGTATGTTCCGCTCATTATTAGCTTGGAACTGTATACCGCAGTACAATTTGAAAAAGCGGCGCGCTCAAATCAAGAACTGCGTAATAACGGAAGCACACAGCGGAAGGCCACTCGGTATAATTCACAGAATGTACTGAGCGGCCTTTTGATTTGTGCGGAGTGCGGCGCGAATTACCGCAGAATCACACGTGCCTCCGGAGAAGTGGTATGGCGTTGTGCAAACCGTGTGGAACGTAGAAGCTGCACACAGTCCCTATCAATTGCCGAGCAAGATATAATCCTGTTGGTTTGCAATGAGCTTAGCATGCATACTTTTGATGCGGAGCATGTCAGAAATTCGCTGAATCAAATCCTGATCAATCATTTCGAAACGCTCTCTTTTGAGCATAAACATATGCAACGGTTTTCAATTCTCTGA
- a CDS encoding sigma factor-like helix-turn-helix DNA-binding protein — MAGFKVDMATKMKKLDDRFPIDTKKGVHALFSQIHHVRESRFIRGDYEASVLLLDFEKSMTEANLTDRQKQVIYLVFEKDLTQQQVARILNISQQAVSDHVNSVVHKIAMVNKGKEESYCECLQQQIPA; from the coding sequence GTGGCCGGGTTCAAAGTGGACATGGCAACAAAGATGAAAAAGTTGGATGATAGATTTCCGATTGATACGAAAAAAGGTGTTCATGCCTTGTTTTCACAAATTCATCATGTCAGGGAAAGCAGATTTATCAGGGGTGATTATGAAGCCAGTGTCTTGCTGTTAGACTTTGAGAAATCAATGACAGAGGCTAATTTAACTGACCGACAAAAGCAAGTTATTTATCTGGTTTTCGAAAAAGATTTAACCCAACAGCAAGTGGCCAGGATACTAAATATTTCACAACAGGCAGTCAGTGACCATGTTAACAGTGTGGTTCACAAGATAGCAATGGTTAACAAAGGCAAGGAGGAAAGTTACTGTGAATGTTTACAGCAGCAAATTCCGGCATGA
- a CDS encoding AAA family ATPase has protein sequence MKIIKPDKAKKERGIVKRMRIAVTGKMRSGKDTVGDYLVRKHNFKKFAFGDAIRSICQELFPETLVKGKPRYLYQAVGQGMRTIETDVWINKLFKQLNKESPGTNLVLTDLRQQNEYMALKQNGFIIVRVNSRLDNRIRRMNDSGDNFSMADIKHETEQLIDSFSVDYQINNDGTLDELYQQIEQKLREVCSSGRVQSGHGNKDEKVG, from the coding sequence ATGAAAATAATAAAGCCGGACAAAGCAAAAAAAGAAAGGGGAATAGTAAAAAGAATGAGGATAGCAGTAACAGGTAAAATGAGAAGTGGTAAAGACACAGTGGGTGATTATCTTGTTAGAAAGCATAACTTTAAAAAGTTTGCTTTTGGTGATGCTATCCGGTCAATATGCCAAGAACTGTTTCCCGAAACTTTGGTAAAAGGTAAACCACGATACTTATATCAAGCTGTAGGACAAGGTATGAGGACAATTGAAACTGATGTTTGGATTAATAAGCTATTTAAGCAGTTAAATAAGGAATCACCCGGAACCAATTTAGTTCTTACGGATCTAAGGCAACAAAATGAATATATGGCTTTAAAGCAGAATGGCTTTATCATTGTACGGGTGAATTCTAGGCTGGATAACAGAATTAGAAGAATGAATGACAGTGGTGATAACTTTTCTATGGCAGATATAAAGCATGAGACAGAACAATTAATTGATTCCTTTTCTGTTGATTATCAGATTAATAATGACGGTACACTGGATGAACTGTACCAACAGATAGAACAGAAATTGAGGGAGGTATGTAGTAGTGGCCGGGTTCAAAGTGGACATGGCAACAAAGATGAAAAAGTTGGATGA
- a CDS encoding helix-turn-helix domain-containing protein: MPLKFTVRLKQILFERGMTQKELVELTGLRPAAISEFANNRRSVINTEHLVRVAEALNIKDISELIRFEEVKQ; encoded by the coding sequence ATGCCTTTAAAATTTACTGTAAGATTGAAACAAATTTTATTCGAAAGAGGAATGACACAGAAAGAACTGGTGGAGTTAACCGGACTCAGACCTGCTGCTATTAGTGAATTTGCTAATAACAGGAGATCGGTTATTAATACGGAGCATTTAGTGAGAGTTGCAGAAGCTTTAAATATCAAGGATATTAGTGAATTGATTCGTTTTGAAGAAGTGAAACAATAA
- a CDS encoding GNAT family N-acetyltransferase — MLIRTATISDVSAIAKVTVDTWKTTYRGIIPDDYLNSLTYEEREKGWREFPFHNSFVYIAEDENQNIVGFAAAGHERTSNPIYKGEIYAIYVLESYQNKGIGSSLIKAIMSNFKQLDIYSVIVWVLSDNNYRKFYELHQGEKVDCKQFDFKYFEAEITSYGWTDIKEIF; from the coding sequence ATGTTAATCAGAACGGCCACTATCAGTGATGTATCTGCCATAGCAAAGGTTACTGTTGATACTTGGAAAACAACTTATCGTGGAATTATACCTGATGACTACTTAAATAGTCTAACCTATGAAGAACGAGAAAAAGGTTGGAGGGAATTTCCGTTTCATAATTCTTTTGTCTACATAGCTGAAGACGAAAACCAAAATATAGTTGGTTTTGCAGCTGCAGGTCATGAAAGAACATCAAATCCTATTTATAAGGGAGAAATTTATGCAATATATGTTTTAGAAAGTTATCAAAATAAAGGTATAGGAAGTTCTCTCATTAAGGCAATTATGAGTAATTTTAAGCAACTAGACATTTATTCAGTTATAGTTTGGGTGTTATCTGATAATAATTATCGGAAGTTTTATGAATTACACCAAGGAGAAAAAGTAGATTGTAAGCAATTCGATTTCAAGTATTTTGAAGCCGAAATAACTTCCTACGGTTGGACTGACATTAAGGAAATTTTTTAA
- the thyX gene encoding FAD-dependent thymidylate synthase, with protein MKVLLIEYTSPLAVIKATAMPYQSKESIDVVSRVWNSGHRSIARHGMASFLVEGVSQSLLRQLSRHPHINLTVKSSRFCNMDEVNNAVPPFISLTDRFEYNDDYETIMKIYHKWSEKDGYNNREQRNELAKLMLPLGSTTDLVLSGNYQALYEFLQLRLCERAEWEIRQLANRLKYILSEIMPVIFKELNCKGNELGYCPEIHGSCGKHMVKQKVG; from the coding sequence ATGAAAGTATTACTGATAGAGTACACATCACCACTTGCCGTTATAAAAGCTACAGCAATGCCTTATCAAAGCAAAGAAAGTATAGATGTTGTAAGCCGTGTATGGAACAGTGGTCACAGAAGTATTGCCAGACACGGCATGGCTTCTTTTCTTGTGGAAGGTGTTAGTCAAAGCTTACTCAGACAATTAAGCCGTCATCCTCATATTAATTTGACCGTTAAATCATCACGTTTCTGTAATATGGATGAAGTTAATAATGCTGTACCACCGTTTATTAGCTTGACTGACCGTTTTGAGTATAACGATGACTATGAAACAATAATGAAAATATATCATAAGTGGTCAGAAAAAGACGGTTACAATAACCGTGAACAGAGGAACGAACTGGCAAAGCTAATGTTACCGTTAGGAAGTACCACAGACCTTGTATTATCCGGCAATTATCAAGCTTTGTACGAATTCCTACAGCTAAGACTCTGTGAAAGAGCGGAGTGGGAGATTAGACAACTGGCCAATAGATTAAAATATATACTGTCAGAAATTATGCCGGTTATATTTAAGGAATTGAACTGTAAGGGTAATGAATTAGGCTATTGTCCAGAAATTCACGGTTCATGTGGTAAACACATGGTAAAACAGAAAGTGGGTTAG
- a CDS encoding cell wall hydrolase encodes MSYLHLANYVAKLGSLKKINNLSSDYIYPGELLYYDKEINQSDNQQNYNQTDIDLIARTVYAESRGEPYSGQVAVAAVVLNRVKSSDFPKKVVDVIYQPWAFSSVMDGQIYLTPNSTAYLATYDAVKGLDPSYGALFFFNPDTSTSSWIWTRPQTVKIGNHIFAK; translated from the coding sequence TTGTCATATCTGCATTTGGCAAATTATGTCGCCAAACTAGGGTCCTTAAAAAAGATTAATAACTTATCAAGTGATTACATCTATCCGGGGGAGTTACTGTATTATGATAAAGAAATCAATCAGTCAGACAATCAACAAAATTATAACCAGACTGATATTGACCTAATAGCCAGAACAGTATATGCCGAAAGCAGGGGAGAACCATACTCAGGACAGGTGGCAGTGGCAGCAGTTGTTTTAAACCGGGTAAAAAGTTCTGATTTCCCTAAAAAAGTAGTTGACGTAATATACCAGCCTTGGGCCTTTTCAAGTGTGATGGATGGACAGATTTACTTAACACCTAATTCAACAGCATATTTGGCAACATACGATGCTGTTAAAGGTCTCGACCCTTCTTACGGTGCTTTGTTTTTCTTTAACCCTGACACTTCAACCAGCAGTTGGATTTGGACAAGACCTCAAACTGTAAAAATCGGTAATCACATCTTTGCCAAATAA